TTCTACATTCTCAAGGGCTGCTGGGACACCCAGGTGAGCTCGTTTCTGCTAGTGCAGCCGGTACCAAGGAAACCCACACCAGGTCTTTGTCTGCTTTTACGTTTTAAAAAGAGGATCCGGTGTGTTGTGAAATTGACCTTCAGCAGCGAGCCTTTCCTTGTAGaatttctaaatgtgttttttttttctgtatcctgTTATTTCAAAGAAGTAATAGCAAATCCTCAAACGatggcagcagtagcagcagcaaaAGCAGGTTATATGCAGGACAGcttaatatatgttttgttttcttccccTCCCGGCAGACTGACCTAGCTGCGAATGAGAGTAAACTGAAGGAAAAGTTACAACTGCTGTGTCTCATGGAGGTGACAAGAAGCCACTCTGTTAAAGTTATTTTTAGTGTCTTGTTCTAGTGCCCTAGTTTTTGAAGCAGATGTTTTAATACTGTCCTAAACAGTTGtcctgttttgtataattttcgTTGCGCAGATGGTGTTTACTAGACCAGCCCATCACAGACAGATAACCTTCCAGGAGATCTCTTCTCGGGCCAAGTTGCCCGTCAATAAGGTGAGACTAAAGGACTCAAAAGATTTACGAGAAAAACTGTTGGTTACCTAAATACGTTTATTGCATGGAAATGGGTCCCCAGTAGTGATTTGGCTGGAGGGTCACCAGAGGGTCTCCTGTCTCTGTCCAGGTGGAACTGCTTGTGATGAAAGCCTTGTCGAACGGTCTGGTTAAAGGAAGCATTGATGAAGTTGACAGCAAAGTCTACATGACCTGGGTGCAGCCTAGAGTTATGGATCTGAAGCAGGTGAGGGTGGAGATGCATGTGCAAAAGAAAACTTCAGAAATGGAATACAAGCACAGCTCTGCACTGGCCTTTGGCATCCTGCCGGGTCGTCCCGCTTCAGTGATTTTCTAGGCTGGGTCTTATCTCCAGGGTACAGTAGCTTGCAGACCTCGGGGGTCAGTTCCAATTACAGCAGCCTTGTTTGAAGTTAatgcaattacaatgctattgtcTTCAATTACATTTAACAGGTTCAGAGACAGTTGGCTTGACAGCAGGAACTGAGGTTGCCTGTTGATCTCTATTACTATTACTATCCAGGTCCTCCTGATTAAGTGGGGGTTGCTGCAGTCAGGTGACGGAAATTTCAAAATGGGTTGAAAAGTGGGAGTAAAGTAGATTTGATCGTTGTAGCGCATCTGTAAACGAAACCAAATCGGACTGCTGACGTGCGATACTGTGCTTTCTCTGTGTCGAGGTTTCTGGAATGAAAGATCGCCTGGAGGTCTGGTGTGAAGATATCAGGAAGACGTCCTTGCTTGTGGAAAACCACGCTCACGAAGTCCTTGGATAGACTGTACAAGGATGGGGAGGACAAACCagattttgcttgtttttgtttttcttcattttgtaaatGTGATCCTAAAATAAACTGCATGAAGTCTGAATGAAATGTGAACCCCTTACTTGAGCCAGTTAAATAAAGGTGGTTCTTGCCTTGTGCTCCCTGAGTTGAGatggtagtttatttatttctatctaGGTATGAAACCATTAATCTTTTCTCTTGTGTAATAACAGGCTAACATTAGGTATTTGGATATAGCATGTTTAATGATTTTCACAGATGTTGATGAGCACTAATTTTAACACTAGCTATAGGTAGGAAGGGAGAATCAACCCTTCATTTCAAAATCCATATTTGGAACAAAAATGATTTGGGGAAACTTTAAAACAATGTATCGCCACCCAATGCATACCCTtgcaagattaataataataattaattgcataCACTTTTACAATTGCATGCAAAAAATTATCAGGAAGGTCTTGCCAACAAAAACAGTCTCACCTATTTACAGGCCAAGTTGAATGGAATATCTAATAATTTGTCGAGAGGGTAACGGCTGGTCAGAATGGACGTATCAAAGTGTCTTCCCATGGAATTTGTACCGTGTGACTCGAGGGGAATTGTTACAACATGCTGTTAAGAATCCAAGGGAAGCTgagctaaaaaaataacaaatctgcaCGGAACAGTTGACAAAAAAAGAGAGACTGTGCTTCTAACTACAGTATAATATTCATTACCTGCCCGGAACGTGGGCAATGCTCTTATATTCCTGTCAGGTAAATACACACAAGAAGGATTAACGGTTCTTGATATATAGGTCAAATCTATGCAAGTTATGGGGACAGGGGTATCAATTTTTCAGCAAGCATGAACAAaccaatattttgaaatattcacaGAATTCACCACTTGTTACATATCTGATTTGTTTAAAAaggagataataaataaaaacagacacttgttttaatttaatttgtatatatttacaacaaaaatgttgaatatgttggtcttttttattttagtggttGCTTTTGCAAGGAACATATATAAACACTAAACAGTAACATCAGCATATTTAATCACTAGTAGtgctaataaatatatatatatatatatatatatatattatatatatatatatatttataaaagagATCGTATCTTACAAAACGACTCTGTGGGTTATTACTCGACtttactgtattttgatgacacatttgtttttaatttattaattaattaattactaagCAACCTTAAATCTTTTTCAAAGGGTGTAACTTGTGAGCCTGAAGTTCACTCGCTGGCCGCTAGGTGTCCCCATTTCTACTCTCCAAACTCAACTGTCTTTGCCACAGGAAGTAAATGGTTCCTAGACAGGAagtggagttgtttttttttctattggacaGCTGGCTCCTGGGGGGAGAAATCGGACCAATCGtggtaagaaaaaaaagcatcccATTGTCCAATAAAACACTAACTGGAGTTGCATAGAGGGTGCAATCTGTGATATTTAAGAGGTGAGTGTTTGCCTGCTAAAGCAGGTGTGGGCTTGGTTTAATTCATATGCAAACAGGCATGCCCAGCACTGGGGTGCCTGCATAACACTGAAATATTACACAGGCCCTTCTTTGGTTTATTATTCCAAATAACAGCAACGTTTctcagtcaggttttttttttccaatatggcgtcttttttcaataaatgtttttatatagtgAATATGGGAATACACAGCATTTATTGATggcacgcgtgtgtgtgtgtgtcgctagTGGTCGTAACCCACGCAGTAACATTGCTCTGTCGGGTTTTCGTTCTTTTGCAGCGAGTTTCAGCCACGGCGTGTGACTCGGGAGTTGTCGCGGCTGTTACTCGGATGTCCGCCCTTTTCAGCGAGTCCTCCCTCCTCCGCCCGAGCAGCGCTGGTGAAGCGCGGTACTGCAGCTCAGGAGACGAGCTCTCTGAAGTCAGAGCAAGTTTTGTGCAGCTGACCAGCAGAAGATGAGATCGGAGAAGTCTTTTCAGCTCCGTGCATTCTAGCCTGTTTGAAACCCTCAAAAGAACAACTTGTTACTCGGATTAGTTGCCAGTATACATAACGTTAACACGTTTTGCTTTTAGGGTTTTCTGTTATAATACATTGTACATTGTGATATACCCTAACaagaactacacacacacacacatataaaacatCCATAACTAcctacccccccaaaaaactcaATTGAACTGTTATTATTACAAGTGGAGTACTTGCATTCAAATCACATTGAGGATTACTCTTGGCAAATATGAATAACGTAAAGCAAATATCGATCCAAAGGTAaggtattaatatattaatattttccaggagtatttttttatgtaatattattttttgaaatgcaCGTTTTATATTGCAATACATATTATTACATGCACATTATGTCAAGATATATAACCGTGTATGCTGTGTCCAGTTGCAATTAGATTTATACATTCTGAGCCCTTGTGATAGCGCTAGTCTTTAGTGGCTGCAAGCGAACTAGTCTGGATAGTAGTATAATGTTTGGTAAAGTCCAGATTTCGGTTATGAAATATTTTGCATTGCTATTTCACTTGTAGTGGTGGGACCCTAGTCCTTTAACTCTTCAGTCACAGGGAGTAGTAAACTAGTTTTGGTGATAATGTTAAACAAGGTGTAGGCAGTGGTTGGATGATGATATTGTTAAATATTGACCCTAAGCACAGTACAGGAGTCTCCATTTAAGAGAACTCCCTTCGGAAACCAACAAAGTGTTCTCTTAACCAAAGTGTTCTtgaagacagagttgaccaccagacataATATGAGccaatcagtaaataaatattacttatgtgcatcaacatatgaaattgactgagtaagagaaaagcaacaggcaaagtgtatgttaataaactattataataaagtaacaggcaaagtaaatgaacacagcacccctacacacgttaagaAATGCAACAGCTCCAGATTGATTATGAATACCTGGACAGGAGCGATATTCAAGACACGCACAACATTATTTGTGGTGAAGCAACTCGGCAGAACaggaagggaaaaaaacaaattgcTCGGCAACTCGTATCTGATTCAGGTTTTGAAGATGTCTTTGTGATTTGCTTGTCTTTCTCCGTTTTGGAATATCTAAATATTGAAGAGTTAAGGCTTTTTCCTGGTACCTAACGGCCTGCGTGCCCAACAGCAAAGCAGCTGTTTCAGGAGTAAACAACCAAAATGTTCTGGGCACAGTGAAAGGTGGGACTGTGTTTCTGACACCTGTACAGCACCACTTGATTTTCTTGAATGAGAAAGTCTGATCAGCAAGGAACTGACCGCTAGAGTTAtagcttgctttgtttaactgAACACAGCTCTAGGGAGAATAAAATATGATAACTCAATActggagttatatatatatattgtagtattCTGTTACCATCAGCCCCTTCATTGTCTAGGTAAGTGGATTAGTAGTTCTCTTCATTGTTGCCATGCTCTGTAATTAGTGGCCTGCTATGCAACCATTTTGCATGAAGAACACAGTCTGCATGGCCATAGAGTGCCGCCATCTTGATTTTGTATAAAATAAGGTAATCATAGCAACTGAGATCCCATAGATAAagtaaaccctaaaccctaatcctaacactCGACAAAGTAAATGGATaagaaaatcattttgaaaacttaAATGAGCCAAACATATAATTGAAATTAGAGGTTGTCTTTCTGCAGTGTTTTCACCTTTTAGAATGTTATATATGCAGTAACCTTATGATTCCAATACCTTTCTTTACAGAATGTAGTAGCATTATTTATGAAAGTAATGTGAgtgatctaatgacttataggcTGTGTACTCAAAATTCAGTAAGGGTCATTTTCGTAGGTATCCCAGCTGAGCGTGTAGAAATGGAGAGTGAAATACTGTGTTAGGAAGCATGCATTTCAGCTGGGCCTTTTCAAGGGAATGTGTATTTATGCAAAACATTTCTTTGACTTTGGTACAGCCATGCTGGAGATGACATTTAAATCTAGAGGAGATTGCTTGTGGTATGGGAATGCTCCCTTTGTCGAGTTCGTGTTGAGTTAAGTTCCCGGTCcttattgtattgtaatatttatttttaaaacattacggGCATAGAAAGAAAGCAAACGTTGCCCTAATCGattgattctttttttgttttaattccctTGTAGCATTGCTGGTGGCATGTATCAGGTACTGCCTGCTGTGGGCGCAGATGGAAAAAATATCTTAAAACTTATTCCGGTTCAGAAAGCTGATGGAAAATACGTTCGAACTGTTACTAATCTAGCAAGCAGTTACAAGCAGGCTGTTGTTGAACCTGCTCGAGTTGTCACGCCAACCAAACTCCGCTTCACCACAACTAACATTTCTCAAAGCCAGCTGCCCGTTCTACACCAAACAAGTCCAATAAACTACATTGTTAAAAGTCCTTCAAATGGACCAGTTGTGCAAAACCAAACGGGGAGAAGGCCAGTCGAGGGAAATGGTACTTTGCCATCAACAAGTTCTTCAGTTCAAGTTTCCCCAGTTCCAGTTCTGCCCAGGCAGAATCAGAACCTGGTTCTGGTACCAACAGGTGTAGTCAATTCTCAGGGCACGTTTTCTATTCATAACCCAAAACACCTGCCTATCACATTGAAGTCATCAGTGTTTCCCAATGGACATCTCCTCCAGATTCCTGTTAATGCAAAAGTGAAGACCGTACCAGCAAGTGCACTGCCACCAGCCATTCAGCAGAAAATACGTGCTGCATCTGTCACTAGCGGCTCAGGAACGCCTGACCCTAAAACCAATTTACAGACTGTTCTGTATGTGACGCCAGTGAACACTGTTAGAATGGTAACAACCAATCCAACCGTCCATCCATCACCTACAGCAGAGTCACAGAACCCGAACCCGGAGAGCGCTCAGCAGTCTGTGAATGATACCCCTGTTAAGGGGCCATCAGAACCTTCTAGGATTAGTAGCTCAAATAGTCAGACTCAAGAGAAACCAATTAAATGGGTTGTGGAAGAATGCCCAGATTCTCCAGCACCGTGCATCGTTCCTATCAACAAGTCCAGCAAAAACAGCATGGCTACAAACATCTTGAAAACCCTGACAACTGTTGAAAAGACTGGGGAAAACACTGCCCCGCCACCAGCCGTTTCCCAAGAAACCCACTCCCAGATTTCATCAGGAAAAGACAATGCTTTGGTCATGTGCAACGGGAAAGTCTTCTTTCTGGCTAAGAAAAGCCCTGAATTAATTACACCACCAGTTCAAAAACAGGACGTTAACGAAGCAGCCCAGAGGATCAATACGGAGACGTTGCAGAGCACTAATTGTGTGGAGCACGCAGATTCTGAAGTCACCTCTACCCAAAACCAGCATTCAGCAACGTCAAGAGCTGGAGTTACAGGAATTACCCGTAGGGACGACGCCACGCCAATCATAATAAGAGATGATGCAGATGATTTGGGCAGCGAGGTTCAGGAAGTTGGCTATTCAAAGCCTGATGTGATATTTGTTTCctacataaaaccaaaaaaagtcgCTGTTGCAAACGTTGAAGGAGGATCCGTTTCAGAAGTACTAACCATTAAAGACGATGATGAACCTGAAAAGGTAATGGTTTtagaatactttgtttttatttctccaaGACGCGGTAGCTGTTGTAGTTGTTGTTCTATTCAGATATATGACTTGCTCAAACAAGGTCATCTCAAGATTTCAGAACTTGCACAAACATTAGAAGAATCTCATCGTGCAAACCGTATTCTGGATAAAATAACAGCTAAGGCagctgttgtgtttgtgtttagttacTTTGATCTTTAATTCTCCAAATCTTTTATCTTCTCTggtgtgttgtgttattatttggtgtttttaagaaactttaTTTAGTAACATAACCTTATCCatttatgcaaatattttaagaataaaaaagttcccttgttcttttttttttttttttttttacatgcacctGTCTCTAGAGCTCTACAGGCCCAGTTCAAAGATTTAGTGTAGATGTTTTGCAAGACAAGAGCCATCAATGTGAAAGTGATAGCCAGCTGAGGAAGAGGTTTGAAATCACTTCCGATGTTCGAATACGCTTAGAAAAAATTCAACCCCAAATGTTAACAACGACCTCAACACAAACGATCTCGTCAGACGCATCTACAAGCAGATGCCCTCTGGAAAGGATTAGGAAATTAATTCAGGAGTCGAACGTTGTAATCAGAACCAAGAAGAATACTACAGCGACGGTATGGACTTCATTCATTTTACTGTTAATTCAtgctttgctttttgtcttgAAAAAAACGTAATGCAACCCAATGCAAGTGCAACCTAGCGTGAAGTTATGTTGACCATGAAGGATCCAATCTAATGATTGCTTTGCTGTGCTAATATATATGGTTCCTGCAGTCAGAAATGTTATGTGTCCTGCTGGCAATCCCACTATCTACCATTGGAAAATGACGCTGTTGGGGTAATAAAGACAATGGGTTATTTTGTAATGTGTCATTTCACATATACCCCCATATCTTTATAACAATTTCCCCAAATCTGATTAAAATTATGATGTAGAATTTATTCCACGTTGACTGTTACCAGCTGTTCTTGGGAACCACTTGACCATTCTGTCTTTTAGAGGTCTAGGTAAAAAATGTAACAGTTATAGTTCTTCAGTGTTAGTGGGTTGTCTTTATAACTTTtgattttaacatgtttttcatgattctatatatatatatatatatatatatatgatatatatatatatatatatatatatatatatatatataatggacatTCATCAGTAAAgaataagccttttttttaacaaattcaaTATTTTCTAGGTTGAAGTAAAAGTTGACGAAGGCAAACCTGcaccacaaaaaagaaaaagtgaaagcAGCTCCCCAAGCTCAAAGAAGAGTAGAGGAGAAACTCCAGAAAGAAACTCTGAAACTGACTGTAGCGCGCCAAGACAGATTACACCTACACCAGAACCGCCTTCCCTATCGCTGCCAGCGGCGAACCCAAGCACATGCATGATGGAAACAGAAGAGGCAGTGCCATCCTGCTCAAACACCCTCGGTACCGTATCTCAGGAGCTTTGCAGCCCAGCAGCTTGGCAGCAACACGTTGTGAAGGCTGCTGGCACCAGTGTGGATGAACAGAGCTTAGTTGTGGCTCCAGTGGAGTTTGATGAAGTTGTCCGAGATGAAAAAATCAAAAGGTTGAAAGATATGTTGAAGCAGCAGGAAGCAGCTGTTGAATTAATTAGGAGTAAGAGACATGTGCCATGAAGCTGATCAAAACAAttgctgtttatgtatttatatagatttttgtcttttttgtagtAGTATTCCAAAAAAATATACTGTTCCATTTCAATAGCaacaaacatgatttaataaaTCGAAACTGAATCCGAACCCTTTAGTTAACAGGACCAAGTTATATACGATACATCTGCATTTAATGTTAAAGATATCGTTTAAGTTTATCAtttgatatttaaacaaaaacatataaacagcTGTGTTTGTTTGCCTTTTCGTTGTTTCTAAGTCAATCAGTTACACAGGAGGAAGCAGATTGGTTTTGATTTGccctctttttaaatttaaaacaaataaataagttacCTCCTTGTGCAGGTAGGCATTAGATAtaaatttggttttatttatttatttattttatttaaaacttaaaaaaaaaaaaatcctgttccaGAATAACATTTTGATGTTGTCTGTTGTTGTTTGAAAACTTGACTGTTTCTTTgtaatgaaaatgtgttacaaCAGATGGTTCATTGCAAGAGTGCATGAAAGCATTTTTGAGTGTGAAATGATGGGCTGAGCACGTTCACGCAGGCTCTTTGGTATGATGGTCTTGACTGAGGTGCACACCATCTTTCCAGGGAGGATAGCGTCAGATCCTTGAATTCGTTGGTAAAGGTGATAAGGTAGTACTGAATTGAAGTGCTGAATACAGTCACCGTCATTCTTCCACCCAGATAATCCACTGCATTGATATAAAGTAATGGCACCTCAAACAGGATCCTCGGGAGAAATTCAGAAGAGATGAACTCGTCAAAACCATGAACTGTAGCGTGGCGACTCTTCTGTCCTGCCACGGATTCTGTAAGGGAGAAGCCATTGATAGGAGCTGAAATTTTGGGCTCTTCTGAAGATAATTAGCAGGAATACGTGCAGCGTCATACCATGCTGAACACGCCAGATGTGATGGGGTaaatgtgtgtgtgggaggggggttGCTTTAAGATGTATAAAAGCAAAATGTATAACagcttgtctttaaaaaaaaaaaaaaaaaaaaaaaaaatctttggtaCAAAACTGTAGGAATGTTGTTTTGCTGATTTACAAGCACCTGTATTAAAAGGTTGGAAAATGCTGCTGTGCTTCATGGTGTACATGGTTTAACAGAGATGAGGAATGCCTGTCATATCCAGATACTGCACTCGCTGTTTATTGTGATTGGACTCATTAGAAATCAGCCCTGAAGTCTGAATTGTGTAACCTTGATAGCTGTAAGGGGCCAGGCTGCCATTAAAAAgctggtttgtgtttttatatcgTTGGCAGATGAAGAGatggttattttctttattttacaccAAGGATCATGGCGGCCCTGAATCGAACTCTAAACACCCATCAACAAAACTAAGACCATCTCGCCTCAGCAAACTTAGCTCTGCAGTATCCAACTCTGACCTATCGCAGGGTCCGAGGATCCTTGGGAGGAAAGAAGATCCTTGGGAATCTCGCTCCTTTGAAGGACATCTTACAGGGGTGGATGGGCTCTCTGCACTAGAAGGCACGGGTTACCTTTTTCTGTAGAAGAACAGATACATGTTTAGAAGCAGTAAAATGCAAAGAGACgtgattttaaaaagtttggAGAAGTGTTTACAGATGAGCATTTTGAGTAAGTGtgctaaattaaattatttcatcTAATTTCAAAGCTTAAAAATGCAAGCCCTCTACTATGTTCCAAGGGTCCTACAATTATGCCTTCTCCTAACTTGGTGTAATGAACATCTACGCAGAACATCATGTTTGGTGCTTCCTTGGACCGATCATGTGCACGGACCTCGTGTTTCAGGTCAATGCGAAAGCTGTAGCCAAATCTTCAACAGCAGTCAATTACGAATCAATTACCCAATTCAAAGTAAGGGTGAACAACAGGAACTAATGCCAACTCTTTGGAAGAGGAGGCCATGTCAGAATTGACATGAACAAGCGTGCTTATCAGTGTATGATGAACTAACATCACGTCCTAGGAACAGTTCTCCAGAATCGTTGCGCTGAGGTTTACAGAATGCTTTTGACAGTTTTAATGATCGACGAAGGAGCCTTGGATATTTTACAAGTTAAtaagctatttaaataattgtctGGTTTCCAGACCTGTCTAACTGTGACACAGTGagcacaaatactgtattattatcattattattattattattattggtgcaTTTAAATTATCACAGTGACACTGCCCAGCTGCATTAAATGCAGAACAACGCATGCGTTTTCTAACACGTTTGAGACACCAAAGCCAAGCTATTGTTCCAACATACAGTTTTCAGATTCAAGCTGGCGTTGCTCTTCTCGAAAGCtttgttttttagtgttttttttaactctctgCTCGCCAGCTATTCTTGTTAATcgttattaatataataatcacgGCGACACGGGGCTGTACCTGGGGGCGGGGAAACCGGGTCATGACCCACGAACTTGTATCACACTggttggaaaaaaacaaaaaaaaaaaggtcagagtTGAGCTTTGAGCCAATGAGAGAGCAGGTACGCCGTTGCTGGGCCAGTCCTACTCGAGTACGAGGCTGTAAAGTTTTGTTTTAGTCTTAGTTTTTTTGCTCGAATGCATGTGCATGGGGTAGCCCGAAACAACCCGGGATCACACCGTGCTAAGCCGCTGCGGTCCCCTTCCCCAGCCCTGGTTTGTGCTGAGTAAGCAGAGCTGCACTGAGCTCTGTCGTGCTTGATTCACGCGTGGAAGCTGTTTCACGGTCAGTGGCTTGTTTGGGTGGGAGGACGCGGTCTCCGTGCCCCCCAGCGCCCGGTGCAGCTcttacctgggtgatgtgatcTCTTCTCTGATTAAACTTTCGCTTACACGTAACCAACTCAATTGCAGACCGTCACTCGAGTAAATTGTGGGATttcgttttttttaatgaatctgaATTTGGATTTATGCTTGTTTTAGGGGTTTCCTCTGCAAACGGGGTGGTTTTGTAGTCGGGTGACGCTGTTGTATAGTTTTTAATCCACTGTATAAGAATATTCTGTCACTTGCTACCCGAGGGATTCGAGTAAGCTCGTATTTTATATATgtacgtgttttgtttttaacgcAGTGTGATTTGTATCTGATGCCGTTTATAAGACGAGTCGGATAGATGCACGTATTTGCTGATGCTGGGTTATGCTCACGAACAAGCGTGTTCGGGGCTGGCGGTGAAAGATTTGAGCAAGATAAAAGGAAAAGGGCATACAGTCTCTAGACTGCTATGCCAGGTTCTGTGTTCGGTACATATACTATTGTTCAAGCATGTGTGCGGTTTTAAGAGgtttatcagacattgttaaacGTTCATTGTCTTAATAAACGACAGACCCCGGGGGAACAAAGTGATTTTCAAATATAGAAGCGGGGTACTATGTGGCACCTTCCCGTTTATACCGACTAGTCAACTGTAGAGGGTGCTACTGTGCAAAAAAGAACAAACTGAGTACAACTTTCAGTGTAGGGGCTGCCCAGTTCTGTACGTGAATTTAATTAACTATACTGGGGCCTCCACTGAGGAGTAATTGGTTCATTAAGCAATTAAGAGCCAACTTTGCCCACCCGTGCTCTGTGTTGATGATGCGCTGTGATCTGTGTTGATGATACGCTGTGATCTGTGCTGATGATGCGCTGTGCTCTGTGTTGATGATACGCTGTGCTCTGTGTTGATGATA
Above is a window of Polyodon spathula isolate WHYD16114869_AA chromosome 25, ASM1765450v1, whole genome shotgun sequence DNA encoding:
- the LOC121299463 gene encoding ligand-dependent nuclear receptor-interacting factor 1-like encodes the protein MNNVKQISIQSIAGGMYQVLPAVGADGKNILKLIPVQKADGKYVRTVTNLASSYKQAVVEPARVVTPTKLRFTTTNISQSQLPVLHQTSPINYIVKSPSNGPVVQNQTGRRPVEGNGTLPSTSSSVQVSPVPVLPRQNQNLVLVPTGVVNSQGTFSIHNPKHLPITLKSSVFPNGHLLQIPVNAKVKTVPASALPPAIQQKIRAASVTSGSGTPDPKTNLQTVLYVTPVNTVRMVTTNPTVHPSPTAESQNPNPESAQQSVNDTPVKGPSEPSRISSSNSQTQEKPIKWVVEECPDSPAPCIVPINKSSKNSMATNILKTLTTVEKTGENTAPPPAVSQETHSQISSGKDNALVMCNGKVFFLAKKSPELITPPVQKQDVNEAAQRINTETLQSTNCVEHADSEVTSTQNQHSATSRAGVTGITRRDDATPIIIRDDADDLGSEVQEVGYSKPDVIFVSYIKPKKVAVANVEGGSVSEVLTIKDDDEPEKSSTGPVQRFSVDVLQDKSHQCESDSQLRKRFEITSDVRIRLEKIQPQMLTTTSTQTISSDASTSRCPLERIRKLIQESNVVIRTKKNTTATVEVKVDEGKPAPQKRKSESSSPSSKKSRGETPERNSETDCSAPRQITPTPEPPSLSLPAANPSTCMMETEEAVPSCSNTLGTVSQELCSPAAWQQHVVKAAGTSVDEQSLVVAPVEFDEVVRDEKIKRLKDMLKQQEAAVELIRSKRHVP